Proteins found in one Bacteroides sp. genomic segment:
- a CDS encoding SLC13 family permease — protein MGAEILTVLVILCITVILLVFELIRIDVAALISMLFLGWSGVLEPAEMLSGFSSNAVAAMMAVMIMGHGIARTGIMDRFSRFVLSKAGSSRKKIIGLMSLSVGGLSGFIQNIGAAALFLPGILGISRRTKIPSSALIMPIGFAAILGGTLSMVGSGPLILINDLLKNAGLESYGLLSVTPVGLLLLFSGIAFFFLFGSKVLPNSPAGEKKKTEQEKLIEALQLPHNIWHYAVPESCPLSKKTPDEIDIWDRYGINILGISRAQEVEYAPWRETCFEAGQELALLGKEEQVKAFANDNHLELISGDGQFASLHDPIESGFAEVIVPPRSAIASKSIREFSLRKRFAVEPVMLFSKGEEIRGDFSDQEIRPGDTLIVFGLWEKIAELKAGVDFVVITSFQKEEKEQSKSWIALGCFVFAIFLALTGFSLSMAFLTGALAMVLTRVLSMEQAYRAIEWKVVFLLAGLIPLGLAMQKTGTAEYLAMQIMHLVSGLHPLFFLLTVALLSTLFSLFMTNVGAIVVLAPLVISMATMEGLDPRPLTLMAAVCAANSFVLPTHQVNALLMIPGGYKNKDYIRAGSGMTLIFLGVVISYFYLFLL, from the coding sequence ATGGGAGCTGAGATACTGACCGTACTGGTCATTTTGTGCATTACGGTTATTCTGCTGGTTTTCGAGCTGATACGCATCGATGTGGCTGCACTGATCAGCATGCTCTTTTTGGGTTGGTCAGGAGTGCTGGAGCCCGCCGAAATGCTTTCAGGATTTTCGAGCAATGCTGTGGCCGCCATGATGGCCGTCATGATCATGGGTCACGGGATTGCACGCACCGGCATCATGGACCGCTTCTCCCGCTTTGTGCTGAGCAAGGCAGGCAGCAGCAGAAAAAAGATCATTGGCCTGATGTCGCTTTCTGTGGGCGGTTTGTCAGGCTTCATACAGAATATTGGCGCAGCAGCCTTGTTTCTACCCGGCATTTTAGGCATTTCGCGCCGGACAAAGATCCCTTCTTCAGCTTTGATCATGCCCATTGGCTTTGCGGCCATTCTTGGAGGAACCCTGAGTATGGTGGGCAGCGGACCCCTGATCCTTATCAACGACCTGCTGAAAAATGCCGGACTGGAGTCCTATGGTCTGCTCAGCGTTACCCCTGTTGGTTTGCTGCTGTTATTTTCGGGCATTGCTTTTTTCTTTCTGTTTGGAAGCAAGGTATTACCCAATTCCCCAGCAGGAGAAAAGAAAAAGACGGAACAGGAAAAACTCATTGAAGCCTTACAGTTGCCTCATAACATCTGGCACTATGCCGTTCCGGAGTCATGCCCTTTATCCAAAAAAACGCCTGATGAAATTGACATTTGGGATCGTTACGGGATCAATATCCTGGGGATTTCGCGGGCCCAAGAGGTGGAATATGCACCATGGCGGGAGACGTGTTTTGAAGCAGGACAGGAACTGGCTTTACTGGGCAAAGAAGAACAAGTGAAGGCTTTTGCAAACGACAATCATCTGGAACTGATTTCTGGTGACGGGCAGTTTGCCTCTTTGCACGACCCAATAGAATCGGGTTTTGCCGAGGTCATCGTACCCCCACGCTCAGCCATTGCAAGCAAGAGCATCCGTGAATTCTCCCTGCGCAAACGCTTTGCTGTGGAACCGGTGATGCTGTTCAGCAAGGGAGAAGAAATCAGGGGCGACTTCTCCGATCAGGAGATCAGGCCGGGTGACACCCTGATCGTTTTTGGCCTGTGGGAAAAGATCGCTGAACTGAAAGCAGGGGTTGACTTTGTTGTGATTACCTCATTCCAAAAGGAGGAAAAAGAACAATCGAAATCCTGGATCGCCCTGGGATGTTTTGTTTTTGCCATCTTCCTTGCCCTGACGGGTTTTTCACTATCTATGGCATTTTTAACTGGTGCCCTGGCCATGGTACTGACGAGAGTATTAAGCATGGAGCAGGCATATAGGGCCATTGAATGGAAAGTGGTATTCTTGTTGGCAGGCCTGATCCCCCTGGGGCTGGCGATGCAAAAGACGGGCACTGCCGAGTACCTGGCCATGCAAATCATGCATCTGGTCAGTGGCTTACATCCTTTGTTTTTCCTGCTTACCGTGGCATTGCTTTCCACGCTTTTCTCCCTTTTCATGACGAATGTGGGGGCCATTGTGGTACTAGCCCCACTGGTGATAAGCATGGCCACCATGGAAGGCCTCGATCCCCGGCCACTCACCCTGATGGCGGCCGTTTGCGCTGCCAACTCCTTCGTGTTGCCCACCCACCAGGTGAACGCCTTGCTAATGATCCCTGGGGGATATAAAAACAAGGACTACATCAGGGCGGGAAGCGGAATGACCCTGATATTCCTGGGGGTGGTGATCAGTTATTTTTACCTGTTTTTGCTATAA
- a CDS encoding YeeE/YedE thiosulfate transporter family protein → MEIINEVRWSPYAVGIGIGVLSWLTFLISGKPLASSTSFARTSGMIEKLFRGDKVHDKPYYQKTKPRVEWQWMLVLGIAIGAFISALFSGDFRGQWIPSLWESAFGASRLLRLAIALLGGVFLGFGARWGSGCTSGHGISGTLQLAVSSWISAICFFIGGIFAAWLLYHIIA, encoded by the coding sequence ATGGAAATAATTAACGAAGTACGATGGTCACCCTATGCTGTAGGCATTGGCATCGGTGTATTAAGCTGGCTAACCTTTCTCATTTCCGGGAAGCCCCTGGCCAGTTCCACTTCCTTTGCCCGCACCAGCGGGATGATAGAGAAACTCTTTCGGGGTGATAAGGTCCATGATAAGCCCTATTACCAAAAGACCAAACCCCGGGTTGAATGGCAGTGGATGCTGGTGCTGGGTATTGCCATCGGTGCATTCATTTCTGCGCTGTTTTCAGGCGATTTTAGAGGACAATGGATCCCCTCTCTATGGGAGTCAGCTTTTGGGGCAAGTCGTCTCCTGCGGCTTGCCATAGCCCTTCTAGGGGGTGTTTTCCTGGGGTTTGGTGCCCGCTGGGGAAGCGGTTGTACGAGTGGTCATGGCATCAGCGGGACCCTGCAATTGGCGGTGTCAAGCTGGATATCGGCCATCTGCTTTTTTATCGGCGGAATATTTGCTGCCTGGCTTTTGTATCACATCATCGCATAG
- a CDS encoding rhodanese-like domain-containing protein: MLLKQIFIGKIAHSSYLLAGNEVCAVIDPERDVEEYIREARALGVDITHIFQTHLHADFISGHMDLAKKTGAKIYAPKSANCTFEHVPLAEGDTVEIEDMVLTVMETPGHTPEHVCYVVTDTSRGGEPVGVFVGDTLFVGDVGRPDLFPDMAQELAGKLYHSLHDKLMKLPDHCEVYPAHGAGSLCGRAMGAKRRSTIGYERKYNPALQIEDKAAFIKSLTEDMPPAPDHFSRCSDINRKGPARVPELPVMEELNADTFKKRTQEGGYQVLDARTYHAFGSQHIEGAWHLDLNGNFPTFAGWVLPTDKKFLLVADDYEKAMEANLWARRVGVDTIVGYLDGGMVAWAVNGFPARHIRLISTGHLHDMVTGHENFVLLDVRAPAEFEDSHIEGAINIPVADLRERHHELDKNKLTVVVCSSGNRSSLATSILEQHGFSNIHNLAGGMTGYGAAGFSKQCKVCSNPHGSRFFSKVTEVKKHWDLQD; the protein is encoded by the coding sequence ATGCTGCTAAAACAAATTTTCATTGGCAAGATTGCCCACAGCTCTTATCTGCTGGCTGGGAACGAAGTATGCGCGGTCATTGATCCTGAGCGCGACGTGGAAGAATATATTCGAGAGGCTCGTGCCCTGGGCGTTGACATCACCCATATCTTCCAGACGCACCTGCACGCCGATTTTATTTCGGGGCATATGGACCTGGCAAAAAAGACCGGGGCAAAAATTTATGCACCCAAATCGGCCAACTGCACATTTGAGCACGTTCCCCTGGCGGAAGGTGACACGGTGGAGATCGAGGATATGGTATTAACCGTAATGGAAACACCCGGGCATACCCCCGAGCACGTCTGTTATGTAGTCACTGACACATCGCGCGGAGGGGAACCGGTAGGTGTTTTTGTTGGGGATACGCTATTTGTTGGCGACGTGGGGCGTCCCGACCTCTTTCCCGACATGGCACAGGAATTGGCCGGCAAGCTTTACCACAGCCTGCACGACAAACTGATGAAGTTACCCGACCATTGCGAAGTCTATCCGGCCCACGGGGCTGGCTCGCTTTGCGGCAGGGCCATGGGCGCCAAACGACGCAGCACCATAGGCTATGAGCGTAAGTACAATCCCGCCCTTCAAATTGAAGACAAGGCAGCATTTATTAAATCGCTGACAGAGGATATGCCGCCAGCCCCCGACCATTTCAGCCGCTGCAGCGACATCAACCGCAAAGGGCCTGCACGTGTGCCGGAGCTCCCCGTCATGGAGGAACTCAACGCGGATACCTTCAAAAAAAGAACGCAGGAAGGCGGCTACCAAGTGCTTGACGCACGTACCTATCACGCCTTCGGCAGCCAGCACATTGAAGGAGCCTGGCATCTGGATCTGAACGGAAACTTCCCCACTTTTGCAGGCTGGGTGTTGCCCACCGACAAGAAATTCCTGTTGGTGGCCGACGACTATGAGAAAGCCATGGAAGCCAACCTCTGGGCGCGCCGCGTGGGTGTGGACACCATCGTGGGATACCTTGACGGCGGTATGGTGGCTTGGGCTGTCAACGGTTTTCCCGCTCGTCATATCCGCCTGATATCGACAGGACATCTGCACGATATGGTGACAGGACATGAGAACTTTGTATTGCTGGATGTGCGGGCTCCTGCCGAATTTGAAGACAGCCACATTGAGGGGGCCATCAACATTCCTGTGGCAGACCTCAGGGAACGCCACCACGAATTGGATAAAAACAAACTTACGGTCGTGGTATGCAGTTCAGGGAACCGTTCCAGTCTGGCTACCAGCATTCTGGAGCAACATGGCTTTTCAAATATCCATAATCTGGCGGGAGGTATGACCGGTTACGGTGCAGCAGGATTCAGCAAGCAATGTAAGGTTTGCTCAAATCCCCACGGTTCCAGATTCTTTTCCAAGGTAACGGAAGTAAAAAAGCATTGGGATTTACAGGACTAA